One window from the genome of Paracoccus zhejiangensis encodes:
- a CDS encoding RHS repeat-associated core domain-containing protein, which yields MSVLNGIRFGGSASAGGGRSPAPPTPGKHRAPDGSPGSTTSWNYVGRHRRETEEPDGASGGFEGGDGWQDNAPPPGFSGNERYEQLRQQYALSDGDRAWDQALAVAESQGVQNALLTAGILGPGALAGGTALAGGATLGGASLAALAASLPVVIAAAGGFAAYKIMSPVGGKVGHWLMQTDFMKAKGFVPIAGPGEKPARLLHPIAHANTGFSLGGMLASVVVGALVGIAVGALVVGTGGAALVVGAIAGGAVAGLIGGFSEAVGQYGKVKGKIIQGSPDVYFENQPVARMGDKIQCDDHADAAVSEGAERVFANGMPIARIGHKTTCDGTINEGLETIAIDIDTSAMSLERDVGRLNRLLRTGAIVADVAPLPRGKARDGTPSTARGGDAPNSCRTTCKDPIDVATGQFVDLRTDIFIPGTIPLRLDRCHARESRGIQGEGWSGTWAQHLRMEGETITFQNPEGCLIVFHAPTDEVLSHNLRFPHLELIGRRSGDLFVYDRPAQLFYVFADEGGGIRRLSRIEDRNGNRISLTYGPDGLRRVEHSDGFALQVHSLGGLIRKAVLDAPDGGDCTFQWDYTADGRLREVRSAQTGFMRYDHDGEGRITGWHDAKDTHVHYEYGSNGRIIRTWTDSGHMGGQIDYDLARQRTQVRDSEGVVSYDWDKDGLVWREIDALGHVWLTDWDKAFHVTTRTDPLGKKTEFAFDDLGNLIRSTDADGNVTAWDYGRDGLLTAMTDPAGNRSEYRHDQNGNLVGTTDPLGRVTTLGLGDQGQVLRVDLPGGVQERIYYDPLLRPSRRRDPDGNETRMGYDTEGRLVWFTDAIGATTRYDLGRGSDNPRGAIRRVETPDGAVSTVTWDIEGQLTSITNPVGDTRHFRFGAFDLPLESVDAQGHRLRLEHDRETRLSAVINELGERHDYQRDAAGRVVAERDYSGLVTRYDRDAAGRVIGKSAPDGAGTRYDYSPAGRLLQMRVQSGTGEAVTSFAYDPRGLMIRAENATATVEYDYDALGRVVAERLNGREITSDYSLAGQRIARSGDVLHLTAGWSRAGLPTALGIGDHAPLTFQHDPRGLEQLRTSDRGFALAQGHSIMGNLAEQIAGPLARLPEEARTGALGRGRPLDFATRMGAGLHRSFDWDRAGRAVAIHDRQMGWQAFGYDDRGQVTATRRDGPDGQSLLTEYEYDPARNIAAVIEAGHHQPVQTAAGRVQRRGGRVSYRHDACGRVTEKRVEEPGFRPRIWRMAWDGEGQMVALETPEGAVWHYAYDPLGRRIARRSANGPGHAYQWEGDRLIAEAPMTADGAVAWDQARHWVYEPDDFRPLAQVDGDALHYVVTDHLGTPREMFSEDGTEVAWRAELSLWGDMAQLRRKAANDDAPPLDCPIRFQGQWHDPESGLHYNRFRYYDPEATQYLSPDPIGMAGGVRPQGYVGDPNGWVDPLGLVGCKDASGRPLSSPNYSVAYEANLTPGVHYPGRSDARHFQESNRQLYEAMQSDPQFAQSMEALYPGISQGVQPGPRGAFPRNSPHPDLTWHHNATRPGAMELIPTAQHQAPGPVQQSLHPGQQGGMKIWGGGR from the coding sequence ATGAGTGTGTTGAACGGTATCAGGTTCGGGGGCAGCGCCAGCGCCGGTGGCGGCCGCAGCCCTGCCCCGCCCACACCCGGAAAACATCGCGCGCCTGACGGTTCGCCCGGCTCGACGACAAGCTGGAACTATGTCGGCAGGCACCGGCGCGAGACCGAGGAACCCGACGGGGCCAGCGGCGGCTTCGAGGGCGGCGATGGCTGGCAGGACAACGCGCCGCCGCCGGGCTTCAGCGGCAACGAGCGCTACGAGCAGCTGCGCCAGCAATATGCGCTCAGCGATGGCGACAGGGCCTGGGATCAGGCACTGGCCGTTGCCGAAAGCCAGGGGGTCCAGAACGCCCTGCTGACGGCGGGGATCCTCGGGCCCGGTGCACTTGCCGGCGGAACGGCATTGGCCGGTGGCGCGACCCTTGGTGGGGCCAGCCTCGCCGCGCTGGCGGCATCGCTGCCGGTTGTAATTGCCGCTGCCGGCGGTTTCGCAGCCTACAAGATCATGTCGCCGGTCGGCGGCAAGGTCGGGCATTGGCTCATGCAGACCGATTTCATGAAGGCGAAAGGCTTCGTGCCGATCGCGGGGCCGGGCGAAAAGCCGGCCCGGCTGCTGCACCCCATTGCCCATGCAAATACCGGCTTCTCGCTTGGCGGAATGCTGGCCAGCGTGGTTGTGGGCGCGCTTGTCGGGATTGCCGTCGGTGCCCTGGTGGTCGGAACCGGCGGCGCGGCGCTGGTCGTCGGCGCGATTGCCGGCGGCGCCGTCGCAGGGCTGATCGGCGGCTTTTCCGAGGCCGTCGGACAATATGGCAAGGTCAAGGGCAAGATCATCCAGGGCTCGCCGGATGTCTATTTCGAGAACCAGCCGGTGGCACGGATGGGCGACAAGATCCAGTGCGATGATCACGCCGACGCCGCCGTTTCCGAGGGGGCCGAGCGTGTCTTTGCGAACGGGATGCCGATTGCCCGCATCGGGCACAAGACAACCTGTGACGGCACCATCAACGAAGGCCTGGAAACCATCGCGATCGACATCGACACCAGCGCAATGTCGCTGGAGCGGGATGTCGGCAGGTTGAACCGTCTGTTGCGGACAGGTGCCATCGTGGCCGATGTCGCCCCCTTGCCGCGCGGCAAGGCCCGCGACGGCACGCCGTCGACCGCGCGCGGGGGCGATGCACCGAACAGCTGTCGCACGACCTGCAAGGACCCGATCGACGTGGCGACCGGGCAGTTCGTCGATCTGCGCACCGACATCTTCATCCCCGGCACCATCCCCCTGCGGCTGGATCGCTGCCATGCACGCGAGTCACGGGGCATTCAGGGCGAAGGCTGGTCCGGCACCTGGGCGCAGCACCTGCGCATGGAAGGCGAGACCATCACCTTCCAGAACCCGGAAGGCTGCCTGATCGTCTTTCACGCCCCCACTGACGAGGTGCTGAGCCACAACCTGCGCTTCCCGCATCTGGAACTCATCGGCCGGCGCTCGGGCGACCTGTTCGTCTATGACCGACCGGCGCAGCTGTTTTACGTCTTTGCCGACGAGGGCGGCGGCATCCGCCGCCTGTCCCGCATCGAGGATCGCAACGGCAACCGGATCAGCCTGACCTATGGCCCGGACGGGCTGCGCCGGGTCGAGCATTCGGACGGTTTCGCGCTGCAGGTCCACAGCCTCGGCGGATTGATCCGCAAGGCGGTTCTGGACGCCCCTGATGGCGGCGATTGCACTTTCCAATGGGATTACACCGCCGACGGCAGGCTGCGCGAAGTCCGCTCGGCCCAGACCGGCTTCATGCGCTATGACCATGACGGCGAGGGGCGGATCACCGGCTGGCACGACGCCAAGGACACCCATGTCCATTACGAATATGGCAGCAATGGCCGGATCATCCGCACCTGGACCGATAGCGGCCATATGGGCGGACAGATCGACTATGACCTGGCGCGCCAGCGCACGCAGGTCCGGGATTCCGAGGGTGTTGTCAGCTATGACTGGGACAAGGACGGCCTCGTCTGGCGCGAGATCGACGCGCTGGGGCATGTCTGGCTGACCGATTGGGACAAGGCCTTCCATGTCACGACCCGCACTGATCCGCTGGGGAAGAAGACCGAGTTCGCATTTGACGACCTTGGCAACCTGATCCGTTCGACCGATGCCGATGGCAATGTCACGGCCTGGGACTATGGCCGTGACGGGCTGTTGACAGCCATGACCGATCCTGCCGGAAATCGCAGCGAATACCGCCATGACCAGAACGGAAACCTGGTCGGCACCACCGATCCCCTCGGCCGCGTCACCACGCTGGGGCTTGGCGATCAGGGACAGGTGCTGCGTGTCGACCTGCCCGGCGGGGTGCAGGAGCGGATCTATTACGACCCGCTCCTCCGCCCCAGCCGCCGCCGCGACCCGGACGGGAACGAGACGCGGATGGGCTATGACACCGAGGGTCGGCTGGTCTGGTTCACCGACGCGATCGGGGCCACCACCCGCTATGACCTCGGCCGCGGGTCCGACAATCCGCGCGGTGCGATCCGCCGGGTCGAGACGCCGGACGGCGCGGTCTCGACGGTCACCTGGGACATCGAGGGGCAACTGACCTCGATCACCAATCCCGTCGGCGACACCCGGCATTTCCGCTTTGGCGCCTTCGACCTGCCACTGGAAAGCGTCGATGCCCAGGGCCATCGACTGCGGCTGGAACATGACCGCGAGACCCGGCTGAGCGCGGTTATCAACGAGCTGGGCGAGCGCCATGACTATCAGCGCGATGCCGCGGGCCGCGTGGTGGCCGAGCGCGACTATTCCGGCCTGGTGACGCGCTATGACCGCGATGCGGCGGGACGGGTAATCGGCAAGTCTGCGCCGGACGGGGCGGGGACGCGGTACGATTATTCCCCCGCCGGGCGGCTGCTGCAGATGCGGGTTCAGTCTGGCACGGGCGAGGCGGTGACGAGCTTTGCCTATGACCCGCGCGGGCTGATGATCCGGGCCGAGAATGCCACGGCTACGGTGGAATACGACTATGACGCGCTTGGCCGGGTGGTGGCCGAGCGGCTGAACGGGCGCGAGATCACCTCGGACTATTCACTGGCCGGCCAGCGCATCGCACGCTCGGGCGACGTGTTGCACCTGACCGCGGGCTGGAGCCGCGCCGGCCTGCCGACTGCGCTTGGCATCGGCGATCATGCGCCGCTGACCTTCCAGCACGACCCGCGCGGGCTGGAGCAGTTGCGAACATCGGATCGCGGTTTCGCGCTGGCGCAGGGCCACAGCATCATGGGCAATCTGGCCGAACAGATCGCTGGCCCCCTCGCCCGCCTGCCGGAAGAGGCGCGGACCGGCGCGCTGGGGCGCGGTCGCCCGCTCGACTTCGCCACCCGCATGGGCGCGGGGTTGCATCGCAGCTTTGACTGGGACCGGGCCGGCCGCGCCGTCGCCATCCATGACCGGCAGATGGGCTGGCAGGCCTTTGGCTATGATGATCGCGGCCAGGTGACGGCGACGCGGCGCGATGGCCCGGACGGCCAGTCGTTGCTGACCGAATATGAATACGACCCCGCCCGCAACATCGCCGCGGTCATCGAGGCCGGCCATCACCAGCCGGTGCAGACAGCCGCCGGCCGTGTCCAGCGACGCGGCGGCCGCGTCAGCTATCGCCATGACGCCTGCGGCCGGGTGACCGAGAAGCGCGTCGAGGAGCCCGGTTTCCGCCCCCGCATCTGGCGCATGGCCTGGGACGGCGAAGGCCAGATGGTGGCACTGGAAACGCCCGAGGGGGCGGTCTGGCACTATGCCTACGACCCGCTTGGCCGCCGCATCGCCCGCAGGTCGGCGAACGGGCCGGGCCATGCCTATCAATGGGAGGGCGACCGGCTGATCGCCGAGGCGCCGATGACCGCCGATGGCGCCGTGGCCTGGGACCAGGCGCGCCATTGGGTCTATGAGCCGGACGACTTCCGCCCGCTCGCCCAGGTCGACGGCGATGCCCTGCATTACGTCGTGACCGACCACCTCGGCACCCCGCGCGAGATGTTTTCCGAGGACGGCACCGAGGTCGCCTGGCGGGCCGAGTTGTCACTTTGGGGCGATATGGCCCAGTTGCGCCGCAAGGCCGCCAATGACGACGCCCCGCCGCTCGACTGCCCGATCCGCTTCCAGGGCCAGTGGCATGACCCGGAAAGCGGGCTGCACTACAACCGCTTCCGTTACTACGACCCCGAGGCGACGCAATACCTGTCGCCGGACCCGATCGGGATGGCCGGGGGTGTGCGGCCGCAGGGGTATGTCGGGGATCCGAACGGCTGGGTTGATCCGCTTGGGTTGGTGGGCTGCAAAGACGCGAGCGGCAGGCCGCTATCAAGCCCTAATTATTCTGTTGCCTATGAGGCAAATCTGACTCCGGGCGTGCACT